The window TTTTAACAAATTAgtgtttgtatttattttttgcattattGTCTCTGTGTGTCGTTCATATTGATATCAGCGCCGACCGTGataattttgtgaattttctaatattatttttttttttatatattttttggcatGTGGATTGTGGTTCCTATAGATGCCCCCTGTATACTGAAAACAAAAgcaatattgtatttatttatttttctattagatttattaattatttttaatgtattttattttttaattaataattaattgttgtaaaCTATTTGGGGCTAACATGAAGCAGTAGAGATTTTAGAGAAGGACAAAAGTTCCAATTGTCTATCCAATGCACTCATCAATTTTAATGCTATCGCGTCCttgttttcaattaaattttatttcaattttttagtatttaatatttcaactatattctataatttttccttaacaataaactttaatatctacaatcaaataattatttgtttcttttttttattttgttattattattatggctATGCACTCTTAACAGTATTGAttcttgaacaaaaaaaaaaaatgctaaagTTTATTGGAGTTGCtctatttgatatttattgctaaaatatttttacattttttttcatatgctaTTTTAGATGGTTCTGGTGTTTATtgctgattttatttattgactggttgaataaataaaaaaaaatgacgacAAACGCAACGACAATTAAGTTGGAGGAGAATCAAGAGTCTGTTACAGAAATACAAAGTTATATTCAAACATTTAAAGAAATTGAAGGAGCTCAAGGTGAACAACTTCATCATGTTCGtaagtattaatttataaatttataattcaaaaacagaGAAAAGAAACAATTGTTAAAGAAATGTAATTTGATTATTCAACAGTTGAACCAGTTGAAGGTATAACAGGAGGTGAAGAAGGTGGTTCATATTTTGTCGATGAAACaggacaatattattatcaatcaaattCTGATGATCCACCAGTTATGACACAAGTACAAATTGAAGAAATTGATGAAGTTGATGAAAATCAACAAGGACAATATGAAGTTGTTGAAGAATTAGAAAATCTTGGTACAGTTAATAATGATGGAAAATTAGAAATGAATGGAAATGGTGATTCAAATTCTGGCTATCAATCAGTAACAATTGTACCAAATGAAGGAAATTCAAATGAAGTATcatatattgttgttgttaaaccAAATCCAGATGatgaaacaattgaaaatcaaGATAATCCAGATAATGAAGATAATCAAGATTTAACAGTTTATGATTTTGAAGATAATGATGGTGAAggtaataatgatgaagaagTTGATGGTGATAAAACAAAAGTTGTTAAATATACACCAAAAAAAACACAAGCAGTATCACATATgtgtaattattgtaattatacaAGTccaaaaagatatttattatcacGTCATATGAAATCACATTCTGAAGAAAGACCACATAAATGTAGTGTTTGTGAAAGAGGTTTTAAAACATTAGCATCATTacaaaatcatattaataCACATACTGGTACTAAACCACATAGATGTAAATATTGTAACAGTGCATTTACAACATCAggtaaatgattatttttcattttattatttataaattatagccctgtatataattatttatattatttattttttaaatcaacaggTGAACTTGTTAGACATGTTAGATATCGTCATACACATGAAAAACCACATAAATGTACAGAATGTGATTATGCATctgttgaattatcaaaattaaaaagacaCATTAGATGTCATACTGGTGAACGTCCATATCAATGTCCACATTGTACATATGCAAGTCCAGATACATTTAAACTTAAACGTCATTTACGTATTCATACTGGTGAAAAACCATACGGATGTGATATTTGTAAAGCAAGATTTACACAATCAAATAGTTTAAAAGCTCATAAACTTGTTCACAATAGTaaggataatattttttgatataatataggtatatatatgcgttaattaaatattaaatatcatatattatttgttttagttGGTGATAAGCCAATATTTCAATGTGAATTATGTCCAACAACATGTGGACGTAAAACAGATCTTAGAATTCATGTACAAAAACTTCATACATCAGATAAACCATTAAAATGTAAACGTTGTGGTAAAACATTTCCTGATAGATACAGTTTTAAGTTACATAATAAAACTCATGAAGgtgaaaaatgttttaaatgtgAATTGTGTCCATATGCATCAATATCAGCAAGACATTTAGAAAGTCATATGTTAATACATACTGATCAAAAACCATATCAATGTGATCATTGTTATCAATCATTTagacaaaaacaattattaaaaagacatTGTAATTTATATCATAATCCAACATATACACCACCAGCACCACAAGAAAAAACTCATCAATGTCCAGAATGTGAACGTTCATTTAGACATAAAGGTAATTTAATAAGACACATGGCTGTACATGATCCAGAATCAtcattacaagaaaaaaataaagcattaaaaattggtagacaaaagaaaattcaaattattgatGGACAAAGAGTTGAAGTTATGACTGGTTACGAGGATGAAGAGGAagaggaagaagaagaagaagaagatgaagatgaaatgATGGCTGTTGAAGGAAGTGATGGACAACAGTATGTTGTACTTGAAGTTATTCAGCTTGCTGATAATCAAGGAACAcaacaagtaataaaaaaatattcatttataataattattttatatgaaatattaattgttttaattgattattaatttatttagatggCTGTTGATGGTGAATTTATGATGCAAGATCCATTGAGCGAAGAACATGCAACAATACTTGGGGatattgaagaagaagaagaggaaGAAGAAGAATTAGAATTAGAAGGAGAACAAGTGGAAGATATTAAATACGTACTTGAAGAAAGTAAAACAactaaaaatgaagaaaattcaaaacatCGTGAAGATGTTGAAACTTGTTTTGGTTTTGATggggtaattattatttaattattattattaaataatatatttttatgattatttttaattgattaatttttttttattcacaggAAGAAGATGAGGAAAAtgaagatgaataatttaaatttaaattcaatattgtaATTctgagaaaatttaatttaaaatataaaaataaatataatattaatgtatattttatatttatttttcatttgtgtttagtcaattatttattcattttttttatttttgaaataaataaaaatgtttcttgaaatgataaattaaaaaactttgaaagattgttgacaataatttatcgtatgatttttagaaattgtctaaaaaattaaatatggatATATGCTTTATCCAGCAATGTCAAATggaaatacataaaaaatctagaataaagttttaattgtaaaaaaaaaaaaaacaatcaacaaaatgaaataataaattttgttagtTGCTAATGTCacaattaatgttttaaataaaatgatgctttttcaaatattattatttactaatctaatatgtttttttacttattacatattaattttttatttctctctatCTTAGACAAAATGTGTCTTTATGAGCAATAGatatttatacatatgaaAACTTTGAtgccaaatttaaaaaagagaattaaaattatttacaaatattgaaTAGCAAAAGGTAATTtactcaaattaatttttcaattatccttccatatgaaaattatatttttatcattttcatatatattattttttcttttttcaattgactTTCGTTTGTTATCGaaagttgtttatttaaaattttttatatatctcaaaattatttacaggCAAAACCATATGCTCTTTCCGATTAGAGAGAGATTTTTTTGATACTTAAAAACAtgtttaattgtaaattcatttatttatttaattttatgtttgatttataaaatttagataaattatttacttaatttaataatttctatgaaggccattttaaatttttatcaagagagaagctatttttcatttcctgataattttaaataggtaatatatttcattaatcaaccaatttattaattaatttaaaataaaaaattaaaaaaagtaaatttaatttaaaaatcataattatctttaacataattttcgataattttatttgaaaaatagttttttttatgacttgtttattatatttttttttctactaataCTAACCTTCctgacaaaacaaaaaataaaaatattattttttttgtactctcACACCTGGTTGAATTGGAGTAAttgagttataaaaaaaagtataattttttcatttaatttatcaactaaatgtaaataataaattattaaaatgagtaGTCGATCAAGTAATCCAggaaaatcaataattagtaAAAGTGATtcacaaaatattgaaaaaagattgaaaataaattcatcaactcCCGCCAATAACAAACAGGTATAAAcactaaacaataataattaataataaataaagatacaaacaaattaatggactatattaaatagtaattaatttaattgttttttataattataaaaataaatatgtattttcatttcagATAAAAGAATCACCTGTTGCTCGTTTTAAAACTGGTGGTACAACAATTGAGGTTACAGTTAAAACACAAGATCATATTGAATCaccaaaaatgttaaatagtaaaaaaattaacgataaaaaagattcaataaatttacacaataataacacaaattGGAATCAAATATTTTCAGAACAAACAAGAAATACATTAAGAGGTATACATCAAAATCCACAAACATCAAGAAGTCAATCATCAAAAACATCAAGATTATGTACATCAACACAAGCAACAGatgcaaaaaaacaatttgacaaAAGTACATCACATAAATCTTATCATCCTCGAATTGATAAACTTATTGATACAATACCACAAAAGCtaccagcatcatcatcatcatcagcatcatcaaatTATTCAGCAATAAAAGTAATTGATAGCTCACAGCCAATAACTGTATTTGACAAAGGTATACAATGTGGTGGTATATTTGATTATTCATCTGGTAATTTAAGTATTTTCAATCCAGTAAGAACACTTGGTTTTTTAATGAAAGAATTAGAACTTTATGTACATGATGataaagcaaataaaattttaactgaaATGGAACAAGCTCTTCTAAGAATACCAACTGAACCAGGTAAAATAACACCAGAGGATCTAGAAGCAATAACAATgagaaataatttagaaataataacaacaaagcTAGCtgaaaaaagtaaacaaatggaaaaaatgtaTGAAGCACTTGTTAAAGATAAAGAAAGACTTGTTCAACAAACACGTGAACAATCATATCTTCTTGATCAAGCAAATAGACGTGAAAAtgaacttgaatatttaattaaaaaacttaaatgtGATTTAAATGatgcaaataatattattaaaaatgaacaaaataataaaaaaaaaattaatgatcttcaagatgttattaaaaaaatggaattaatacaaaatcaattaaaaaatgatttacatgaacaaaatgaaaattcacaaCAAGCATATTTTGATGTACAATAtcttaaattagaaaaagaaaaactttcaGCAATGTCATCATTTAAAGATTCACAACTTATTGATCATCGTAAAGCCATcaagtatgtatatttttttttcttttcatttgtttaattatttgattaactaatatttatatttatatttttagaagtTTACAAAATCTTATTCACAATCAGCTGTTAACATTATCAAAAGAAAGTtcacttgatgataaatttgacAGTAATCATGATGCTTCAACAGTAATACGTGGTCAAGGTttagcatcatcatcacatgTATCACCAGAAAATTCAGTACCACCAGTAACATGGCGTGAAGGTTCACAGCTATCAATTTCAAGTGTTAATTCAAAattggataataaaaatgacgaTGATCATGCAGATATAAATGAACTGACATTAAAACCAGTACCATTAAAAGACGAATCAGTACaaacacttgaaaatttattaaatgaatctGGTGGTGAACGGTTTAAAGAAAAAACTCATTTAGAATTTACAAGTTTTGCTGGTGAAGAAATATCACATTCAACTTCAGCTTTTATACGTAATCATGATGATacagtttataaaaatttagatgacattgataaaagtaataaacgaaacagtattaattataatattgataaaattttgtcaaatataCAAACGacacttgatgaaaaaaaaatgaaacataaaaaaaaatcaccaaaaaaaCCAACGACAAATTATCGACGtttagataatgaaaaaatatttattgataattatgatgatgaaaaaccaCGTAAAGACGTACaaacaatatttgaaaatgcaagaattaataataaatttaatgttagAGTTCCAAGTCCATTACGACAATATCCAGATCCAAATTGGACTGATAGCTCTTTGCCAACAATGAGTATAGCTGaatcaaatattgtttaaaaaaaaaataaatttaattaacaattatcaataaattaatagtattaaattaaaaaaaaaaaatataacaatacaaaaaaaccCCATCAatctcaattttaattataatatatatattttttttttacacatttatttataactataaaaataataataatatattggtAACAAActtgtaaatagaaaaaactatcaagtatttttaatgattaatttaagctgattaaattatattaatttaaaatttttttttgcatttttaataagTATACTCAAAATTcaattgcaaataaaatatttattattaaaattattcgtGTGTTTGTTACGGCACGTTGGACCAGTCTATTagttatataaacaaaaaaaataaaaaataaacaaactaacTAACTAATtactaaacaataataataattcaaataaattatttttaaatgaatatttttaatatactatttggtaatttgtcaatttcaaaatgaaaaagaaataataaaaattaacgaatagtaaatatatatttataaataaattaatttcaaaaaaaaaaaaaggaaaataatcTTTAGTATCTGTTGCTACGACGATCAGAATAATTTGTCGAGTATTTACTGTAACGATCGCTAGCACCATCATCTGGATATTTATCACCAGCTTTATAATGAATCTCAGGAGCAGAACCAACATGTCCTTGCCAATGTTTTGTCCAATATAAATCTTCTGGATTAACTTCATGTGGatgttttgcatttttaaacaCATGAacacaataaattaaactacCAACAAGTGTCATCATgccaaatattaaaaatactataCCAAGAAtcctataaaaattaatattatttgattaataatatttaagcttttttttttaataaaatccaTCAACTTACCAAACAATAATTGgttcaaaaaattgtacaacaataacaaaaccAAGTGTCACAAGAATGAGACCCAAattaagtaataataataaacaacacaTTCCTTTTGTATTTGGACAAAATGGATTTGGTGTTGACATtgtttcaacaacaataccaCCATGTCTTGatgttttagttttaattgttgaacCACCAGATCTTGCTGAGCCATAACTGTAATGACTTGGTGCTCTGTCATCAATTTTTGAACTTGGTATTGcactgtaattttttaaaaaacaaattaaacatcaattataatttttaaatgttaaaagcAAGtgttaatgattaattattcacCTTAAATCAGATGTAGCTCTGTATGCACCATTACTAACATAAATTTCTGATCCAAAACCATTATGACGATGAACATTTGGTGGTGAATCTCTTGAATAATCAGATCCTCTTCCATTTCTTGATCCATGTCTTTTTTCACTTTCTTTATCATACAATGatctgtgatttttttcaacagatcCAACTggttttatctttaaaaaaaaatatttaaaatttaaattaattatataatatgttttttttttaataaatgtgtaaatatatttgctttctaatttttatatttaatttatattttttctctaagtttgttaataaattatttaaatatttcaagtagttatttttgtttttttttgttaccatTGAATGGGATTTGTGAACAACAGCATATTCAGATGGTTCTCGAATACCTGGATGGCTTTCTTCACCATCTGTTGAATAAGCTCGATGATGATCACTTCCATTATGCACCAAATATCCACTATTATGATGACgcattattgatatttaatattttaacaataaaattaaattaatattaatgataaatcttCTGTTGATCAGGCTGTAAaatagattgaaaaaaaaataattttaaattaattaaaaacaattttcatataatacatttgtaaaattattttataataatatttaaattttttaatttaacatattgTGGGTTGCAAGGTCAGGGTACATATACACGCCCGCAAAAAAACCTTGTTCTCATTTAATCTCAGCCTGCTGAGACACCCGACAAATACACTAAACCATTCATGGAAATTATTagcttaatttaaatatataaaataaactcagTGAGCTCAATgcaagaaatattaattagtcttttttttttaaattaataattaacaagaaaattatataaaaacaggaaacaaagtaattattaataactagtctttgtcgataaaattaaatgaatatttgcAAAACAACATtccattaattttgatttaataaataaaaatttaaaattattatttattttattaacaatgcttgtttgaatttaaatttttattataatatttggtGATGGATATTCCAAAAATAGATATGACTCAATTTTCCATATCAGgtgttagatttttttttttttctctcctcATGATACACACTATTATTTActgcattttataattttttttttttgccaatattattatgattaaacgattgaaattttatttaaaaaaataaacgaaatatACACGTCAAATAAGGAGAAATTTGCAACGATAACTCGTCCAGAATATTGTCTCTCCCTTCTCtactttcgatttttttttcttttattttgttcagTTACTCAAGgcttaaaatttctttttatatatattttttaaattcttatataatacaaattaattaaatatccgTAACATTTGCGTTTTCACTTATTGTCATGTATTATTTTAcctaaaagaaaataattaattacttccTAATAGAAATACATGAATTATACAATAACAACATTCatgataaaatacaatataaaatatgtacttgaaattgataataacaatgataatttaaaaataaaaagacagaGTTTAAGTAAACGGTATTTTGCGCATTTAAATATTCAGATAACAATagtaatatttgattttaaaaggaattttttaaagtcaaaAAGAGCCAAGAGTAAATcaacaatagaaaaagaaTAATTCAAATCATTTTACTATgatatatcaattataaaaagaaaaaaaaaaaaacaattaaataaatttaaattaaaatagaaagagtaaagtaaaaaaaaaaaaataaatacctgaATGTTACAGATGATCAACGAAGACGACAACGACGACGATCTAGATGACGATATTTTAGGTACGTCATACCGTACAATGAATTATAGTAATAACAcactattgataaataattaaatgataaataaatctaataaaataatatatttattaaatatacttttgatGATTTGACATGAATATAATGACGCCAGTCAGTCGCAGAATAAACTGGCATAGTACTAATGCAGAAATCCAACTAGTGAGTATTGTGGGGGGATGGGGAAAGGTGCCCATGAGATATGCTATGCTATGCCTCAACTCCTCTTCCACCTTACACaagtcttaaaaaaataaaaaaaataataaataaataaataacagagaggtatatatatatgtattttcattttgttagtGGTACTCACTTCATGCTGGTTTAACTTGGATTCTGATGATCctactcctttttttttttttcttttacttctCTCCTTGCCTCTCTATAATAAAACCTgtgttcaataaaaatacagaGCTAACAGATGTAACTCCAAGTGGGAGAATATTTAATTCACGCaattcaatgatattttatttattttctgtttttattaataccaCCATTTTGATTCAGCTTGAGAAATcattatgatttatcaatcaataatatatctatgtgtattttaatattgtcatgaaattttttaatcttttttttaaaaaaataattaactggcttcttttttatttctttttttaagccatcaagttgttttttcttttttttttttattagaaagagaaattattaatttttttatataaaaacttcaaaattaattagattagATTGTTATTTAGTAAAGaatattaaagttttatatttaaaaataaaatatgattttattttttaaattataattatgtattatcatgtttttaaaaaattatggtaaaattcttcaacttttaaaaagtGTATATTGGTTTAAAAGAAACCAATGAATATAGCCCAGGGATAAAAATgctaattgaaaaaaaaaaaaaaagagaaagtattcgtgtaaaatttttataacagtACATGTTAATgtaatcaatcaatttataataattatcttctCAAAGTCGTATCAAACGTTAAACGTTTTTTTGATGGTATCAAATAATTTGGGCCCTCTTATATTATTAtacctgaaataaaaaaataataataataaaaaaaaattaataataaacagaaAGAAAgtaattgacaatttaaatttcattgtgaactcaataaatttatttatttttgtttgtgtaATATTTAACTCatcataaaaagaaaagaaaaaaaaaacatttttcttgaattaattttggAATGAAAGAGACTtgatgagattttttttttttgtaacattaTTATGTTATGTGGTCTACATTGTTTGTTTAAACatataatgatataaaaaaaataatcatatttaatgttatctgatttatttttgtgcCTACTGCAGggcaattaatttcaattcgACGTAACAACATCAAACATCATAGACTCACTAAAATGCAATAGACCCAAATTCATACTGAtaacagaaataaaaattaattttatctcaaGAGAACAACAACATAATTGAACTGAATGAATTATTGACAATGGACCTTAACACTCTTACttaatgacaaattaatttaacttatACCCCACGTGCttaagtttaatatttttccataaatttttaaattcaaattttcttATAACATTAATGACCACTAAAAATACCAACTgcctaatttttaaattttttcaaatacatttataatcctacttttgtaatttttcattttgaaaattaatttttattccattCACGAATAAATGGacaagataattttaaataaaacactgcaatgaattaattttacagtCAAATTATTtagcaaattaaataaaaatcaaatttcaataataaaagaagTTAATCtcaattttgatatatatataaattaaaaactaatgattaaaattaaagaataatattatttgacaaaacTCTTGAATTAAAACTACGATAATTTACTTGATTAATCCTTTAGCTTTAAATAAATCACGCATTAAACCCTTTAAATATCCAATTTCACGTTGTAAATCTTTAACttgatcatttaatttttcattatgatcAATTAATTCTTGTTCTTCACCGacaatttctttaatttcagcttttttcttttgacgATAACGTGTTgctgcatttttattttgttcttttttacgtatttttttgtCGACAGCAGCTGGACGTGAATATGGCTTATTACGATTTTTATTAATGCGTTGATtaagttgtttattattgtatttatcacTATTACTACTGGAACttgttgatgtatttattGTCCATTCAGGATCATCATTTGAATCATCAGAATTATAGCTGCTATTTGAACTGGTAGATGGACTTGATGGTGACATATCTTCAGCACATGATCTAACATATTCATCAACAGCAGCAAGTTCAAAATCAACATCACCAACAAGTGGTGctaatgatatattttcagCATTCCAACCATTTGATATTTGACTAAAATATGATTTTGTCATTGGTGTATTATTATCTTGTGTTGTTTCTGTTTGTATATCTTGTGAATATTGTTGATTTGATGAATCAAGTGTTAGCAATAATTGCTCAGTATCTGTTGGTTGttgaaatgttaatttttcaaaaattcctgTTGATGTGTctgttgctgctgctggtggtggtggtgattgTGGTGGTGTCAATGTTAAATGACCACCTGGATATATTTGATGACATGCTTCAACATCACCAAGTACTGTTTCAAATTCTTGTAACAATGATTGAGTTGTAGTTGAAGattgttcttgttgtttttctattgttgGATAAACAATTGGCTTGTTTTGTCCACATTCTGGTGATGGTATATCttcaaacaaaaattcaaCCTTTTGTTCCAACCAATCTGCAAATGGttctgaaaaattaaagcaataaataatttaatttttaaatattcatttttcaacataatatacattttatttttattatttatttgctttgACATTATAATGGGAGTGGCACAGTAGTgtgttgaataatattttatacgtTCCTTGAAATCTCGAGGAAaacaagaataataaatatatatatactttttttatttcaaactgAATATTCATATGTATTTGTTTAATCTCAAGTacgaattatcaaaaaattttatctcatGTCAAGTACgttgttactttttttataataatatattaataaattaaaagaaaaaaaaaaaagataacgcTTGTGTGACATTTAAAAGGAGGAACCGTTATTAACTTGTTGAAGTAATTGATGCATAGCTAGATCATGTAAATGTAAAGCTAATTATTGCGTAATTattaatgtcattttttttttattgaaaataaaacatgttTACTCGATCACGATGTTTCAATGTAAAAGggttttttgtcatttaaatcaGCAGAGGTCAAGGTGtacatttatgaatttaaataaaataaaaaaataattatataaaatttcaaaattaataataaaaagaaagcaaatatatagatatttaaattattgagtaTAAAAACAATGACTCAAGGacaacaacaaattgatagataaaattttttctaaacataaaatatatttgaatattaactaaaataaattttatctattttatgattttatgataaatataatattattaaatttatttatttattcattatttttcctaTCCAAACAcgagttttattttatgattttttttaaatataaagagaTCATAACCCCAAGTGCATTTTAATTGTGCAATGACTTAGACATTTATTATCGCACGTTAGCCTATTTTAATGTGTATCACTTTTTgctcaataaaattatcacaataaattgaataaataaaaccataCATAATGAAGGACAGCAACCTAATTGATGTTTTCCCAGTTGTAATAATTCTCAATGCAAACAAGTAATAATATTCTAATCAacttaatatataaattttttttatttcattgaaattaaatatcaat is drawn from Aphidius gifuensis isolate YNYX2018 linkage group LG3, ASM1490517v1, whole genome shotgun sequence and contains these coding sequences:
- the LOC122853124 gene encoding activating transcription factor of chaperone isoform X2; amino-acid sequence: MAAICYSEPFADWLEQKVEFLFEDIPSPECGQNKPIVYPTIEKQQEQSSTTTQSLLQEFETVLGDVEACHQIYPGGHLTLTPPQSPPPPAAATDTSTGIFEKLTFQQPTDTEQLLLTLDSSNQQYSQDIQTETTQDNNTPMTKSYFSQISNGWNAENISLAPLVGDVDFELAAVDEYVRSCAEDMSPSSPSTSSNSSYNSDDSNDDPEWTINTSTSSSSNSDKYNNKQLNQRINKNRNKPYSRPAAVDKKIRKKEQNKNAATRYRQKKKAEIKEIVGEEQELIDHNEKLNDQVKDLQREIGYLKGLMRDLFKAKGLIK
- the LOC122853124 gene encoding activating transcription factor of chaperone isoform X1; translation: MESLNMGIWEWKEEPTSPSSTLFGDVDDECLSFDNSSESLINDTNDAALYQENDPLTRAQVATKFLEELEFDEFIKEEPFADWLEQKVEFLFEDIPSPECGQNKPIVYPTIEKQQEQSSTTTQSLLQEFETVLGDVEACHQIYPGGHLTLTPPQSPPPPAAATDTSTGIFEKLTFQQPTDTEQLLLTLDSSNQQYSQDIQTETTQDNNTPMTKSYFSQISNGWNAENISLAPLVGDVDFELAAVDEYVRSCAEDMSPSSPSTSSNSSYNSDDSNDDPEWTINTSTSSSSNSDKYNNKQLNQRINKNRNKPYSRPAAVDKKIRKKEQNKNAATRYRQKKKAEIKEIVGEEQELIDHNEKLNDQVKDLQREIGYLKGLMRDLFKAKGLIK